Genomic DNA from Stigmatopora argus isolate UIUO_Sarg chromosome 13, RoL_Sarg_1.0, whole genome shotgun sequence:
TAGCGATTAAAATGGTAAGATCTTGAAATCTatgcaaatattgaacgttgtcaTGAGTGCTCTTTAAGAAATGGGAAGGTCCAAATAAGGTCAAGAGGGGATGAAAAATGTACAGTTTTACTCTCTTCAgggttgatctttttttttttttggtcatagcCTCCCACCTAAAATCAAAGAATACACTAAAAGTTtgactagagcaggggtggcaaacaagttagacacaacattttaaactgtgatagtcaaagagccacaccatgcAGTGACCTACCaaaacagacagagacacacacacacaaaaacacacaattaaaaccatgttattatttttaaaatatcatttattatttgtttttaatgggccctggtgaatttcagtgttttaagagaaaataaaaataatagaaacatgaaacaaggcaaagTGTCAcagtatacaaaatatgataaataaAGGAAGTATACAACTTTTCTTGGATTTTCGTGGACATTTTACtacttcaaaaacaaaaaaaaaacaataagaggCTCTCGTTTCCCAACCATTTATCGCCAGTGTTATATTACCACAAAGCCATCCCTGACTGACAACTTTGGAGTAGGGGGAGAAAAACGACAGCAAAATATTGCTCGATGCCCATGGAGGGAACATAGCTGTGATTGATGGGTCTGACCCGGGCGTAGATACAAAAATGGTCTTTTTCCAGAAGAGACAAAGAGTCAGCAGAGCATCTACCCCCCCTGCCCACTGCATCCAAAACTTGTCAGGATGAGAGGCATCTCGCTAAGCGCCCTCTGTCAGTTCTTCTATCATTCATGTCAAAACCGTCTCCATATTCAGGAGATGAAATTGGCCCTTACGTGATGGGAATAAAGTGGCATATTTACAGCATTCATCATGTTTGCAGCATGACGTCGTCAAGGCACAAAAACCTCTTTTCAGTTCTGATAACATTATGCTTGgtcctcctagtcaaaatgaattagagGTCTATCGCCGTTCATGACAGCAATTGGGTTATAATTAAATCTGttggtgtgcaaaaaaaaacaacgtgtGTAATATGAGACCAAAGATGTGATTCAAATTTGTGGTACCAAggccaaaggtcacagaggtgaGGAAAATTAATTTTGCAACAACCTGATAATAGATTAGCCTATTAAATCCATATTTGCAGGGTATGTTCCATGATGAAAAGGGTTACAGTTCACAGATGTCAGAAACATGGTGATACTTTAAATTGGGAATTTTATATGGAGGTCTGCTCTCTCaggatgctgtttttttttatacaatccTGTTTTAATCATTTACAGAGATTGTAAAAAAAGTATGCAGTCAATAAAAGGCAGGTTACAGGGAAGGGAATGTGCCTTACACATtgaagatataaaaaaaatcctgaagaaAATATAGATAAAGAAGAAACCATCAGTCATAATATGAGGCACATTAGGGTCTTATGGATATTTCATGTAAATTGATTGTTAAAGAGTGTTTGTCTAAGAATCAAATTTGACTAGTTGTGGAAGTTTTCAGAGGTTTCGAAACTGCAAATAGAATTTTCCAGGGAAACAACAAAAGGTTGCTCACAAAGACAAGATAATCAGATTCAgattttgtagtagtagtttatAATGTcataatttattgttttttagatTAATGACAACAGAACacttttttcttccacaaaaaatgctttaaaaatatttccaaaatataCTTTACAGccaaaatattcaaataaagtGTTTCTTGTTCAAATGTTTTAGACCCTTCTTTTAAACACAATTGATTGTTTGGCTAaagtaatttaatttaattactgTTTAAGGTGCTGTCTGTCCTTTTAAAGTGAAGGCGTGACGACAGACTTCTGACGTCACTCGGATTGACGACTGCGGAAGTAATCCGCTAACCCAATGAAGCATTTCTCAAAATCAAAACAGTTACGCTTATGTCCTATTAAAACACAACGGAATCGGATATTACTAAATAAAGCTCAAATATTGAGTCCGGTGAGCTTTCTATTGGTCGCGTACTAGTTGTGAAGTGATTTTGGGAGATTTTAAACAATTCGGGATAAAATGGAGGTAAGTGGACAAATTGCATGGTGCAATTTAGCGACATTCATTATTACAATCTCACTGAGTGAAATTATGAACAATAGATTCAATCGAAGATGTTCTGCAATAACGTGATTAAGAAAGTCGTGAAGTTCCATAATTTGGTCAAGAAGCTTTAATGGCTCGTGTGAAAGCTTGGCTAATGTGACGTCGATGATTGATGATGAGTTACAGTCAGGGCCAAGTTGTCATGTTGACgtgttattaaatattttaccaTAATATGACTTATATgattaaatatttatgaaaatttGAGGTGCTCACAAACAGGTGGGTTGGGTATcttaaaattataaaagtaCTCTTACTTCAAGATCGTTTGACTCAAGTTTGTTCTTTCAAgagtttataaaaataatatatatttttcaatatgaAATTTTGCTTCCAATAATTGTTTTCACCTGAAATCAATTGACATGCACAATTAAATAGAAAGGCACAGAAATCAACTATCCATCTGcttatgaataaaataaaacaaatatcatATAACAGTATGCTGCAAAGGGAGTTGGATAGTTTTAAACACAACTGTTAAAACTTGTGCAGATGATTTTGGATTCTGAATTTGAAGTCAAGCAATTCAAGGGATGTCAGAAGGGACTTCCAGAGTATGTAGTGAATAGGTTCTGTTATGTTAAATAGTCATAGTCAATACAACATTACTATACCCAATGTAGTAACCATCAttgcccaaaaaaatccaaagtggTTAGTCCTAGTGCTTTTGACCCTTTGTTTTGACGAGATGTGACTgtaaaatcaaatcatttcactaAATGAGGTGTAATTGTAACTCATATGACTCATTGTGGCATTATTTTTTCACAGGGCCCTGGTGGCACAGCAGCTGAATCTGTCAGTACACCGCCTGTTGGTGCTCCCAAGTCAAAGGTTATTTTGCAAATTGAATCAAGCATATTTGGCGTTGTATTTGCGAACTGAGTTCTAAAAATTGTcaatttgtttgcttttgccgATCACATAGCTGGACACACTTTCCAAAGATGATCTTATAAaattcaccaaaaagcagatggcGTCTTTCCAAAAGATGAAGTGCAGATGCGCAGGTGACAAAATGCTTGTCTTGGTGCTTGGGATAATGAGATTCTGCTGTGGCATCACTTAACCTGATATGCATTTTCAGATTTAGAGAAAGAAGTTGAAGATCTCAAAGAATGTTCCAAAAACAATCTGGGAACTTCTGAGGATTCTACTTTAATACAGGTTGGAATGTTTCAAAGCTGAATGACATTACTGTAAATCTAGCTTTGTTATATGTTTGATAAGTTACACTGTATATGAAATGGGTGTGCCAGGAACTCACTGAGCGGATGGATGTGTTGTTACTGGAGAAGGCAGAAACCCAGGAAAGCCTTTCATTATCTCGTAAAGAATTGGAGCGGGCAAAACAGCTTGCCAAGGTAAACTTAAATGCCCAAATCCACCCTGTCTATATTGTTTATTGTTGCATATGAATGCATacattttaaagtacaaaagatTGGTGCAGTTGTGTGTGAGCTTAGTTCTACTGTCAACACTGCAGGATGAAGTCACCGAACTTGGAGGTGTGATTGAAGACCACAAAAGGACAATTGACATTTTGAAGGCCAGCCTCGAGGAATCCAACAATAAACACAAAGAGGAAGTGGCATATTTTCAGAAAATATTGAAAGAGCGAGAAGATAATGATAGGGAATTAACCAGCGAAAGAGAGAAACAGAGCTTAACTGAGGAAGCCATGGAAGTTAAGCTTAAAACTCTTCAAGCTGAATTGGAAGCGATCCAACAGAGAAACTCCAAGGAGATTGCTGAGCTGCAAGAGAGTTACCAGAATCAGCTGACCGAAGCTCAGCAGGAGGTGGAGAACCTGAAAGAGGAGTTGACTCAGAAAAGCGTGCAGCACGAGCAAGAGCTGAGAGCTTTGGAGGAGGATTGTGAGATCGAAAAGGAGCGTCTTATTTTGCTCCAGGAAGAGCTGAGTGAGCAGCTGGCCCTTAGAGGTACCACCAAATTTGCTACTTCATATAAGACACCTGTAGTTCCTAAAAATGTTATGATTCAATTTCTTGACTCAGTTTTCATATGTAAATGAGTCCATTAATGCAAAAAATCAGAAAAGACTCATTCTCCATGTCTTAGCAGCTGAACACAAcaggttaaaaaaagagaacatcAGAAAATATCATTATGGGTGggccatcatttttttcatagtagcTACAACTACCCTTTGTGGTAGTAATTAGTTTCTACTAGTAGTAATTAGCTTTACTAGGGCATTTTATTAGTGGTGTAGGGTGCTAGTCACTTGGTGttgtaaatctttttttctctgaaaTCCATAGTCTTCATTGTCACTACTAAGGTGCTGTTGATGTGATCTAGTAGTATTGAGAAATAATCACATTGGAAAAGcaaacctaaaataaaaattcctcTTCACCTGATAATCTAGACTAGAGcacgggtgtcagactcgggttggtttgcgggccacgttaacgtcaactcgatttcatgtgggccagaccattttagatataatatttagatatatttttttataaatggatgaaaagaactggattaaaagccctgaatattcattttttatagatctaaaacaatgtttgttttagcttttttaaaaatatttttagattttacaaaatgatttttgaactagaaacacagaaaaaatggattaaaaattacaattattgatttaaaaggggggaaatcaggaaatttaatatacatctatactcttcattttaatttgatcctaaaacagaaagtcggcactcatgatttactttcccgggccacacaaaatgatgcggcgggccagatttggcccccgggccgctactgaCACAAGTGATCTAGAGCAAGGGTGGTCAAATTCAGTTTCGTTCGCGGGCCAGATTCATGCCAACTATACCTCCTGTGTGCCTGACAATTAACATCCCCTTTTTTTCATCTAGATAGCTACCTCCAGGATGTCcaagaagaagatgaagaaccTGGTCGTAGTTCAGGGATTGCCAAAATGTTGGCGCTGTCTGCATCCAGTCAAGCTGAGCGTGTTGATGGTGATGTGACAGATGGTGCAAAACTGAAGGCTGCTCTGGAGGACCTCCATGCTAAGAACACAATGTTACAAGATGAGCTCACCCTTCTCACTAATGTTAAAAGTGAGCTGGAGGCAGAGTTGGAGAGAGTCAAGGATGAGTtccagagtgagagagaagagaTGGACTTCAAAATCAATGAGCTGCAAATGAATCGGGAGAGCGACCCAACGACACCTGCGTTAAATATCACAAATGTTGACCCCGAGATAAATGCATCAGGTGAATCCAAAGAGTCGGTCCAAGACAAAATAACACTGGAACAAGATGAGCTAGAGAAGCTGAGGTGCCAGTGTGAGGCCCTGAGCCGAGAGAGGGATTCTGCTCTGGCAGACTTAAATGACTTTAGAGAAATACTGCAAAACGTGGAAACAGAACTAGATCAATATAAAGCCATCAAGGAAGAATGGGCAAATGCTGTGCAGGAACTTGAACGAAAGACTATGGAACTCAGCCAAGAGAATGAGGAATTGTTGGGTAGAGTCGTAGAGGTTACAGAGGAGAAAAATCATGTAATGGAGACTGTGGAAGAGCTAAAAGTCCAGCTTGAGAGCTACTCTGCTGACAACACAGAGAAACAAAAAGACTTACTTGAGGAGCTCAATCAGTCTGTTGAAGACCTTACCAGGAAAAATGAAGAGATCCTCACTCAGCTCCAGATAAAAGAGAATCTAATTGAAGATCTAAATGGGTTGGTAAATACACTGACtcaagagagagacagaacacagtCGCTGCTTCAATATCAAGCGGGGCAAATGGAGGAGCTTAAAGATGAAATTGCCAAAGACATTGAGAACCTGCGAGAAGAGAAGCAGGCAGCACAACTACTGCAAGAAGAGACAGAAAGGAtgtcaaacattttgaaaatagaGAGAGGGAATGACATTCAGGTTTTAAAGGAAGAAAGGGACAAGATTGAGGCAACCCTGAGGGAGGAAATTAGCCAATTGCAGGAGACGGTATCCTCTTCAGAACAAATAATTCAACATATCTCTTCAGAAAATGCCTGCCTTCATAAACAACTAGAAGGGACTTTAATCACACTTTCTCAAATCCAGAGAGAGCAAGAACTTTTAGGCTCCAAGTTGACCACCACAGAGGCTCAACTGGAGCAACAGTCATTCCAAAAAGGTGATCTTGAAGCTAAGGTTACTTCTCTCACCGAAGAAGCAGAGTTTGAAGCTCAGTCTGAAGCACTAAATATGGCAAAAGAAGAACTGGTAGTACTCCAAGTACGTGTAGAAGAGTTGGAAACTGAGAGAAATATGTTAAGGATTGGTCTAGAAGACGCCCAAGGAGATCAGAGGGAACTCCAAGCTATGGAGCAGGAGAGGGACATGCTGAAGAGCAATTTGGAGGAAATGCTGAGGGACGCCAGTGAGCTGCAGAAAGACCTTCAAGATATAAGGTCATTAAATGAAAAGCTGTGTGCCGAGAATCAGATGTTACAGTCCCAAGTAATTATTATGTCCAAAGAGAAGGAGGAAAAAGTACAGGCCGACATTGACGTTCTAGAGAGAGAACGCACGGAATTCACAGAACAGCTGGCGGACAGGGACTCACTCATATCTCAGTTAAGGGCTGAGATTGCTGCTCTGCAGGTCAGTGTAGTTTTGCATGTTACTTTCATGTATGCTTTTTTATGTGAGCtatttggaaaatgttttatAAAGCAATTTCATTTGTATTCTAATTCTTCCTCTCAATTTCCGTTTTTTTCCTGCCAGGATTCTGCTTCTACGTCTTCCTCTGATGAAAAGAAAGCCATGGAAATGACAGAGAAAATCGGTATTTCCACACATTTTCATAACAGGCACACgcagaaacacagaaaaaaaacgtttctgGTGTTTAGTAAACAGCAATTAGTGCATTCTATTGTCAGGTGAATTGGAGAAGGACAACAAAGAGAAGGATGAGATGATAATCAAAATCAAGGCAGTGGCTGTCAAAGCAAAAAAGGAGTTGGACACCAATAAAAAAGAGGTACCTACATTAAATAATGTTTCACCTGAAGAAGCTTTTATAATGAACTCTGTCCCAGAGGTGTTTATAGTCCATgactattttaatattttttttacaggttgTAAGCCTAAAGGAAGAAATAGGTGCTCTAAAAGAACAGCAGGAGAAGGTTAACATCTCAATGAAGGACATCATTCATGGTGCTGAAGGCTACAAGGTATTTTCTGATCTTGCATACTGTAATTCacattttatcatattttttcaCCGGTCATCCAGACCTGTGGACTGTCTCTACCCCTTAAGTAAAAccctttatatataaatattatcatTCAACTCATAGGCTATCATTAACCACGCTATACATCTGTTCCATAATGACTGGGCGAGGATTGCTTCCACACCTACCAATCAAAattggctgtcaatggcattgaaacagcagcattcacagccagtgctctcaatttaaatgaactggatatCTGTTGTTAATACTCCGAAATAATAATAAGCTAAACTTTAGAGTATTATATTATATAGTACttaatgtagtttttttcaaattattgtacagacgctcccctacttacgaacattcaacttacgaacaacggtacatacgtgttacttatacaagccttaaacatacaaatgcacttatataaaccttcaatatacttatataggccttaaacataaattataatacaaaatatagcactgaatcaacttacaaacaaattcaacttatgaacaatcgctcggaacctaactcgttcgtaagtaggggagcgtctgtaattacCTGAAATAGTCACTTGTCATATAGAGGATTAAGTTTAGAATTCAATGTGCACTATACAATGCGTTGAGAATATTTAAAAGGGGATTGATTCAATTACAAATATTCCTTTTACAATTGAGACTTTTCTTAGGAATTCATGTTGTGATTCAAATTTCAAGTTACGATAATTAAGTAATATAGCATCACGTGCATCTCAACTTAGGTAAACCGCAATCAAATCCATAATGTCCCccaagtgacaaaaaaaataatcatccaTTTTAGTAAAATTAGAGTATTCCCAGCAGTTTCCATTACCAGCCCCCTCTTCCTAACCATCCATATAAACAAAATCACTGATTCGCACCTAATGATCGCTGTGTCCCTGACTCAAACATAATTGAGTTTATATTTAAGGcacatatatagttttttttcatttggctcaTTGGTGTTTGTGTGAAGAACCTACAGATCGATTACGATAAGCAGACGGAACAACTGGATCAACAGAAAGAGAAGGTGGCAGCAGCAGAGAGACAGATTGCTGACCTGAACAAACACCTCAGCAATGCTGTCTCACAGGtaacacaaaaacatgttttaattccTACATATACATTACCATGGACAAACTGCTCAAACTGGTCTTCTGAAAACTCTTTCATATATCACTTTTAGTCCTATTTGCAGCCAGTGACACTTTGCCCACTTATGCTTGGCAGTGCGGTGCTCACAAATGGCCCATCAGATTTGAGTGGCTGAGCCTGGGAGGAATTTGGTTTATATAGACTGAAAGCTCCTTTCGCCCAAACTCATAACTGTCTATTTGGAGTAAGAAGCAAAGGCAGGTAAATGGAGCACAGTAAAGGTTCCATCTGCCGCCTAAGGAGGTTTCTTTTTGCGTGCGCTCATTGGTCTCAGGGGGGTGGAAGCTGACTGGAAGGCAGTCAGGGAATTTAGAGTACATCTGGACATCTTTGTTTACCAACCTTAGTGTCAATGTTTGGCTGACAGATGATGAGGAGATGGCTCTTGCTGGTTCAGTGTTCCTTGCAGAAGAGAGCCCGCAGAGTCTGCTGCTGTCAGATTAGCATGAATGattttcaagtgtttttttaaataaatgttgaatGTTGAAGCTCATTAGCATTTTCCAGCTGGagcatttcatttgtttttgaggATTTATCAGCATTTAGGTTCTCATTTTAGAAGAAATAGTTTCACCCTTATGGGAAAATtatactttaaataaaaaacagcctCCTAAAGACTTGGCGTCCACCTATTTGGGCATCACGTTTTGGGTCATATAGGCCACAGTATTACCTCATTGACATCTAATCCAttctttggattggatgtctagtgccataattgtgtgtttttaatacatacataaaattattttactaccacaacacatactgtGAATATGCTACATCAATCTGGGAGTGAAATTTTGAGATTTCTGTGGCCGACATGACCCAAAGTGTTAGGTACAAAGATATGGACCCCCACGcctcaaaattattatttctttacaaTTATTCCTTGCAGGTTGAGTTGCTAAGGAGTGAGAAGGAGGACCTGCTAACTGCCTTGGAGACCTCCAGGAGCATGGTGAAGCAGGTCGAAGCGCAGATTCAGCAACTGCAAAAGCAATCAGCCAGTCTAGACAGAGATCTAGTGGCAGAGAGGGCAATGAAAGAACAGAAAATCAAGGTAGCAACTAATACAAATTTTGTTTATTAGgtaaacatttgacatttttaggaTTCACTTAGAATTTTAAATAGGTTTGTTGCAGTACTGAGTGAAAGGAGTAAAATGACCAAACATTTCAGTAGTCAGTATCATatactattttattatttttaatatttaccaTACCCCACTTAACACAACCCATCCAGTTAAAAATACTatataataacctttgaaataTAACTCCATATTGGAAACACAAGGTGATTCAAACAAGTGACAAGAACATTttctagaattaaaaaaaaacagcactggTAAAGATTTCATATTCATGTGTCCCTTTTAGGATCTATCAAAAGCTAAAAAGGATTTGGTTGAGCTTCAAGCCCAGTTCAGCAAGCAACAAATGCAGTCAACCCAGACTGCCCAAGAATTGGAGCAGCTACGCAAGGTACAACAATTCACTAAGACACacagcttttgagacatttgtgtctctgaggaGTTCTCTAGTCAAGTGCTGTGACCATTGATGGCTGGCCTACAGCTACAGCAGTAGCTCTCCagaaaaagaaacagcatatgTTCGCCCACAGCAGAGAGGAAAACAATCTGATGCTTTTTCATTAGTTCAGATGTTGACGTAACAGGTTAACATGAGGGGTGCTGGGAAGTTAGACTTTGTGCTTTTGAGAACTTTTTATCCTTAAATTAATTGAATGCAAGACATTATATAAACACCACAAAATTATGGGAATTACTGAACATCTGTTTCTAAATAGGAGGCACAGCAGAACTCTTTGCTTGGCATGGAGATGGCCGACTATGAACGTTTGGTCAAAGAACTGAATAGCAAAATTTCAGAAAAAGACGTGTGCTCTGAGGAGTTGAAAGCTCAAATAACCGCACTGACCGAGAAGGAGGAAACACTCAAACAAGAAATTGGTAAGTGTGATGATAGACTTCCAATCATAAGGCTCTTTTTTAATTCTGCTGTGAATGTAGTttgcccaattcatttaaaatggaaggactggctgtgaatggttCTGTTGTAATTCCATtgatgtctattgccatcaatggcagccaaagagtttgtttgtttgtgcagAAAATTTAAGGTCACAGTTGGACCAAGCAGAAGATGAAGCTTCCAACATTAAACAGATGTTGGTGAAAACTAAGACCGAGCTGTCTGATGCCAAGCAGCAGGTTTGTTTGTCTTATAATATATGTTTGTGTCttacttttgtgtgtgtgttttcatttgaaGTTTTTACACAAACAGGAGAACTCCTTAGCAGTGTTGCAGGCCTCATTAAGAGGCGAACTGGAGGCCAACCAGCAGCAACTCGAAAGCACAAAAGTAACACCGCCTCGATAACATCCCCGATTCCCAAATTAGTTTGAAAAAtaccaaattaaaatgttttaaaaatttgtttttcttgtcaGGTCGAGGTGTGTGACCTGAGCGCCGAGCGCCTTCGTCTGCAAGACCAGCTCACGTCAGCATTGGACCAGCAAGAAAAGACCAACAGATCTCTGCAGCAAAGAATTGACAGCCTGCTGCAGGAGCGAGACATTGCTAAGGTACATACGCATTCCTACAATCTCTTTGACATGTTTACTATTTTATATACAAGACATGATTTTGGGCCgctaggaaacaaaaaaaacactaaccAATTGCTTAAAGAAATGTTGTTATTCAGTCTTCAACATTTATATACAAAGTCTCTACATGTGTTCCAAAACTAACAATCCATATtgtaatgcaaaataaaatcTTGTTAAGGCAATTGACATACTTTATGTATGTTGTCTTTAGGCTGAGCTCGCAGCAACTGCTGAGGAGTTTGAGAGTTATAAGGTC
This window encodes:
- the gcc2 gene encoding GRIP and coiled-coil domain-containing protein 2; this translates as MTHCGIIFSQGPGGTAAESVSTPPVGAPKSKLDTLSKDDLIKFTKKQMASFQKMKCRCADLEKEVEDLKECSKNNLGTSEDSTLIQELTERMDVLLLEKAETQESLSLSRKELERAKQLAKDEVTELGGVIEDHKRTIDILKASLEESNNKHKEEVAYFQKILKEREDNDRELTSEREKQSLTEEAMEVKLKTLQAELEAIQQRNSKEIAELQESYQNQLTEAQQEVENLKEELTQKSVQHEQELRALEEDCEIEKERLILLQEELSEQLALRDSYLQDVQEEDEEPGRSSGIAKMLALSASSQAERVDGDVTDGAKLKAALEDLHAKNTMLQDELTLLTNVKSELEAELERVKDEFQSEREEMDFKINELQMNRESDPTTPALNITNVDPEINASGESKESVQDKITLEQDELEKLRCQCEALSRERDSALADLNDFREILQNVETELDQYKAIKEEWANAVQELERKTMELSQENEELLGRVVEVTEEKNHVMETVEELKVQLESYSADNTEKQKDLLEELNQSVEDLTRKNEEILTQLQIKENLIEDLNGLVNTLTQERDRTQSLLQYQAGQMEELKDEIAKDIENLREEKQAAQLLQEETERMSNILKIERGNDIQVLKEERDKIEATLREEISQLQETVSSSEQIIQHISSENACLHKQLEGTLITLSQIQREQELLGSKLTTTEAQLEQQSFQKGDLEAKVTSLTEEAEFEAQSEALNMAKEELVVLQVRVEELETERNMLRIGLEDAQGDQRELQAMEQERDMLKSNLEEMLRDASELQKDLQDIRSLNEKLCAENQMLQSQVIIMSKEKEEKVQADIDVLERERTEFTEQLADRDSLISQLRAEIAALQDSASTSSSDEKKAMEMTEKIGELEKDNKEKDEMIIKIKAVAVKAKKELDTNKKEVVSLKEEIGALKEQQEKVNISMKDIIHGAEGYKNLQIDYDKQTEQLDQQKEKVAAAERQIADLNKHLSNAVSQVELLRSEKEDLLTALETSRSMVKQVEAQIQQLQKQSASLDRDLVAERAMKEQKIKDLSKAKKDLVELQAQFSKQQMQSTQTAQELEQLRKEAQQNSLLGMEMADYERLVKELNSKISEKDVCSEELKAQITALTEKEETLKQEIENLRSQLDQAEDEASNIKQMLVKTKTELSDAKQQENSLAVLQASLRGELEANQQQLESTKVEVCDLSAERLRLQDQLTSALDQQEKTNRSLQQRIDSLLQERDIAKAELAATAEEFESYKVRVHNVLKQQKSKLNEQNESDTVRLEREQLLTQVNQLTSSLEESQQSFQICTAELQQLQSEHDTLLERHNKILQENVSKEVELRERLLSVQSQNVDLQSELAQAQADSSSQIETQRQMHRELLRKLQDEHRATVEMLQVQLTRVEEQLFNLQNQNSSVLVQSSRKSTDAQRKTVDQNQVVAPNEPQSMAREECEGMETVENESASPASLLSLEHLLTSPDPKQEPFEWTVEPTKDELILKLNTATRSLEHMNSLLHETEATNAVLMEQINLLKSEVRRLERNQEREKSVANLEYLKNVLLQFIFLRPGSERQALVPVIQTLLQLSPEEKSKLAAIAQGEEEASGSQGSGWGSYLHSWSGIS